Proteins encoded by one window of Bubalus bubalis isolate 160015118507 breed Murrah chromosome 4, NDDB_SH_1, whole genome shotgun sequence:
- the ETFRF1 gene encoding electron transfer flavoprotein regulatory factor 1, with protein MANPLRGEVLNLYKNLLYLGRDYPKGADYFKRRLKNVFLKNKDVKDPEKIKELIERGKFVMKELEALYFLRKYRAMKQRYYSDTNKTK; from the exons ATGGCCAATCCTTTAAGAGGAGAAGTATTGAATCTTTATAAGAAT ctgCTGTATCTTGGACGAGACTATCCAAAAGGAGCAGACTATTTCAAAAGGCGTCTGAAGaatgttttccttaaaaacaaagaTGTGAAGGACCCAGAGAAGATCAAAGAACTTATTGAAAGGGGCAAATTTGTAATGAAAGAACTAGAAGCATTATACTTCCTTAGGAAATACAGAGCTATGAAACAACGCTATTACTCAGATACCAACAAAACTAAATGA